A single window of Cytobacillus dafuensis DNA harbors:
- a CDS encoding methyl-accepting chemotaxis protein: MEAVLLGIIVILMGTSAYFAYRYFSLKNHPHINKEIINGMKEIIAGNITSKVDERSPDHAVFNQLIEFFSRISEKFFSFSKNVHEKGENLAEIGEYASEQADIVRAAIDEVGRGLNKQLVATEESAASMEEMAQAIEDLSVRTNQISEQSNATLELTQEGNIKLKDSLEKMEHFNQTINTTFVAINKLGEKSLEIGTIVKVITGISEQINLLALNAAIEAARAGEHGKGFAVVADEVRKLAEQSRQSSSEVSNIVKNIQEDTEIVVKSMQQGTEEFKDTNTTIVEVGTMFEKILSSTKIIAENNENSSASTEELSSSTQQIMAAIVEIASISRESVEMFEELIEISDDELHTMQKLVQEAKNLINLKNDVNKLLIAWNHSVETAEAKVG, translated from the coding sequence ATGGAAGCTGTTTTACTAGGCATTATTGTTATCTTAATGGGGACATCAGCGTATTTTGCTTACCGATATTTTTCGCTGAAAAATCATCCTCATATAAATAAAGAAATTATAAATGGAATGAAGGAAATAATAGCAGGAAATATCACTAGTAAAGTAGATGAAAGAAGTCCTGATCATGCTGTATTTAATCAACTGATTGAGTTTTTCAGCCGTATAAGTGAAAAGTTTTTTTCATTTTCAAAAAATGTACATGAAAAAGGAGAAAATCTCGCTGAAATCGGTGAATATGCTTCTGAGCAAGCGGATATTGTTAGAGCGGCAATTGATGAGGTAGGTAGAGGATTAAATAAACAATTAGTAGCTACAGAAGAAAGCGCCGCATCTATGGAAGAAATGGCACAGGCAATCGAAGATCTATCAGTGAGAACAAATCAAATTTCAGAACAATCGAACGCTACCTTAGAATTAACACAAGAAGGAAACATTAAGCTGAAGGACTCCTTAGAAAAAATGGAGCATTTTAATCAAACGATAAATACAACATTTGTTGCAATAAATAAACTCGGAGAAAAATCTCTCGAAATCGGCACTATTGTAAAAGTGATTACAGGGATTTCAGAACAAATTAATTTATTGGCATTGAATGCGGCAATAGAAGCTGCACGTGCGGGTGAACATGGTAAAGGATTTGCGGTTGTTGCTGATGAGGTTCGAAAATTGGCCGAACAATCACGCCAGTCTTCTTCTGAAGTATCAAATATTGTAAAGAATATACAAGAAGATACTGAAATAGTTGTCAAGTCAATGCAACAGGGAACAGAAGAATTTAAAGATACAAATACGACTATTGTAGAGGTTGGAACCATGTTTGAAAAGATTCTATCTTCTACAAAGATCATTGCTGAAAATAATGAAAATTCTTCTGCAAGTACAGAAGAATTATCGTCTTCTACTCAGCAGATAATGGCAGCAATTGTTGAGATAGCTTCTATCTCTCGGGAATCTGTTGAAATGTTTGAGGAACTAATAGAAATTAGTGATGATGAACTGCATACAATGCAAAAACTTGTTCAGGAAGCAAAGAATCTTATAAATTTAAAAAATGATGTAAACAAATTACTAATTGCATGGAATCATAGTGTTGAAACTGCGGAAGCTAAAGTGGGTTAA
- a CDS encoding helix-turn-helix domain-containing protein, whose product MLEGNRVRLLRNEQKISLKELSEKSGVSVSMISQIERGNTDVTLTTLYKICKGLGVSISTLLFTKEETARIIKKKNRKTIVFPSSNTKYQLLTPNHDGSLEMILVELEPGQTDRKLVEHQGEECGVVLEGSLTVILGDEEFYLEEGDSIYFNSLTPHRFLNNSSNRSLSIWAMSKNV is encoded by the coding sequence ATGCTTGAAGGAAATCGAGTTAGACTGCTTCGGAATGAACAAAAAATCTCCTTAAAAGAATTATCAGAAAAATCGGGAGTTAGTGTCAGCATGATTAGCCAAATTGAAAGAGGGAATACGGATGTCACCTTAACCACCCTTTATAAAATTTGTAAAGGTCTAGGAGTATCCATTTCTACTCTATTATTTACAAAAGAAGAAACGGCACGAATAATTAAAAAGAAGAATAGAAAGACGATTGTTTTTCCATCTTCAAACACCAAATATCAATTATTAACACCAAATCATGATGGCAGCTTAGAAATGATTTTGGTAGAGTTAGAACCAGGGCAAACAGACCGGAAGCTAGTTGAACATCAGGGAGAAGAGTGTGGAGTTGTCTTAGAGGGAAGCCTTACTGTCATTTTAGGGGATGAAGAGTTTTATTTAGAAGAGGGGGATAGCATATATTTTAACAGTTTAACCCCCCATAGATTTTTAAATAACTCAAGTAATAGATCCTTGTCTATTTGGGCAATGAGTAAGAATGTGTAA
- a CDS encoding DUF917 domain-containing protein has protein sequence MARFIGVEEIEALAVGAAVLGTGGGGDPYLGKIMAQEAIKEFGPVTLLDPSEVPADALVVPVAMMGAPTVFVEKIPNGDEALHSLRRLEDYLGKKAFAVMPMECGGLNSTIPFVVAARAGLPIVDADGMGRAFPELQMETFSVYGVSGTPMVITDERGNWTLLNTVDNAMMEYIARGVAVRMGGVGHIAEYPMTGDEMRRTSILQTVTLAIELGKAVLESSKKKVSPLIAMEEALIKSDYGKPIILFEAKITDVDRTTAEGFAKGTVNLEGINGSEGHEFRVDFQNENLIAYKGDQVLATVPDLITFIDLETFKPLTTETLRYGFRVACLAIPTPPIMRTEEALKVWGPKYFGYDLPFIPVEKLNEGMIVNGK, from the coding sequence ATGGCTCGCTTTATAGGTGTAGAAGAAATAGAAGCATTAGCAGTCGGTGCAGCAGTATTAGGAACTGGCGGTGGAGGAGATCCTTATCTTGGGAAAATCATGGCACAGGAGGCCATTAAAGAGTTTGGCCCCGTTACCTTACTCGACCCAAGCGAGGTTCCTGCAGATGCGCTTGTTGTCCCAGTAGCAATGATGGGGGCACCAACGGTTTTTGTTGAAAAAATCCCAAATGGAGATGAAGCACTTCATTCTTTACGGAGATTAGAAGACTATTTAGGTAAAAAAGCATTCGCGGTAATGCCAATGGAATGTGGGGGCCTCAATTCGACTATTCCATTTGTGGTAGCAGCACGTGCTGGGCTTCCAATTGTAGATGCTGATGGGATGGGGAGAGCCTTTCCAGAACTACAAATGGAGACATTTAGTGTTTATGGGGTTTCCGGAACACCAATGGTCATCACAGATGAACGTGGAAACTGGACCCTCTTGAATACGGTTGACAATGCGATGATGGAATATATTGCTCGAGGGGTTGCCGTTCGAATGGGTGGTGTCGGTCATATTGCTGAATATCCAATGACCGGAGATGAAATGAGACGAACCTCAATTCTGCAAACGGTTACGTTAGCAATTGAACTTGGTAAGGCAGTGCTAGAATCAAGTAAGAAAAAGGTTTCACCACTTATTGCAATGGAAGAAGCACTAATAAAATCTGATTATGGAAAACCGATTATTTTGTTTGAAGCCAAGATTACTGATGTTGACAGAACGACAGCTGAAGGTTTTGCCAAAGGAACAGTAAACTTAGAAGGAATCAATGGTAGTGAAGGACATGAATTTAGAGTCGACTTTCAAAATGAAAATTTGATTGCCTATAAAGGGGATCAGGTGTTAGCGACCGTACCAGATTTAATTACTTTCATTGATTTAGAAACGTTTAAACCGTTAACGACTGAAACATTAAGATATGGCTTCCGTGTAGCCTGTTTAGCAATTCCAACACCACCAATTATGCGAACCGAGGAAGCGCTTAAAGTATGGGGTCCAAAATATTTTGGTTATGACCTTCCATTTATACCGGTGGAAAAGCTAAATGAAGGGATGATTGTGAATGGCAAATAA
- a CDS encoding hydantoinase/oxoprolinase family protein — protein MANNMYKIGVDVGGTNTDAVVLDQYDQVISAIKSPTTSDVQSGIFNSIKKVLDLSEVNVKDIAYVSLGTTHATNAIIRRKDLSKVAIVRICLPAGKGVLPMAGWDESLVQAIGGKSFLIHGGFEYDGRPLSDELLNYEECLEIFKEVREEGYDSIAVSSIFSPAKDLHEKEFARLAHEYLGEDFPVTLSSEIGSLGLLERENSAILNASVVAVAKKAANGLVEALEHLGITSKVFFAQNDGTLMSLEHAIKYPVLTIGSGPTNSTRGAAYLSNLKDCIVADIGGTSTDVGILVNGFPRQSALAVEVGGVLTNFRMPDLISIGLGGGSIVTVAGDDIKIGPDSVGYQIKEKAICFGGEILTATDIAVAAGVAEIDDPSCDPTRLNSLDPSLVTKAMDKIEKMVLEACEKIKTSPDPLPIVLVGGGSVIMPAESKSVELIKPEHFGCANALGAAIADASGEVDGLWPMEDKTREEIIQTAKALAIEKAISMGAKQDTTQIVDLEAVPLSYLPGNVLRVKAKAAGALQL, from the coding sequence ATGGCAAATAACATGTATAAAATTGGAGTTGATGTAGGTGGAACGAATACCGATGCAGTGGTATTGGATCAATATGATCAAGTCATTTCGGCCATTAAATCACCAACCACAAGTGATGTGCAAAGTGGAATTTTTAATAGTATAAAAAAGGTTCTCGATTTATCAGAAGTTAATGTGAAGGATATTGCTTATGTTTCATTAGGTACAACACATGCAACAAATGCTATCATTCGACGGAAGGATCTCTCTAAGGTAGCTATTGTACGTATCTGTTTGCCTGCCGGGAAGGGTGTATTACCTATGGCAGGTTGGGATGAGTCGTTAGTCCAAGCCATAGGGGGAAAATCCTTCTTAATCCATGGCGGATTTGAATACGATGGTCGACCATTATCAGATGAGCTTTTAAACTATGAAGAGTGTTTGGAAATTTTTAAAGAAGTTAGGGAAGAGGGCTATGATTCTATTGCAGTCAGTAGCATTTTTTCACCGGCAAAAGACCTTCATGAAAAGGAATTTGCGAGGCTTGCACATGAATATCTAGGAGAAGATTTCCCTGTTACCTTATCCTCGGAGATTGGCAGTTTAGGATTATTAGAGCGTGAGAACTCTGCAATTCTAAATGCAAGTGTGGTTGCTGTTGCTAAAAAAGCAGCAAATGGATTGGTTGAGGCGTTAGAGCATCTTGGGATTACCAGCAAAGTATTTTTTGCTCAAAATGATGGGACTTTGATGTCATTAGAGCATGCCATCAAGTACCCTGTTTTGACGATTGGATCTGGTCCAACAAACTCTACTCGAGGGGCAGCTTATTTATCAAATCTAAAAGATTGTATTGTCGCCGATATTGGCGGCACGTCAACTGATGTAGGGATTTTGGTTAATGGTTTCCCACGTCAGTCTGCACTTGCTGTTGAGGTGGGAGGCGTTTTAACAAACTTTAGAATGCCTGACTTAATTTCAATTGGGCTTGGTGGAGGTAGTATTGTCACGGTTGCCGGGGATGACATTAAAATTGGACCTGATAGTGTCGGCTACCAAATTAAAGAAAAGGCAATCTGTTTTGGTGGAGAAATCTTAACCGCAACTGACATTGCTGTAGCTGCTGGGGTAGCAGAAATAGATGATCCTAGTTGTGACCCAACGAGGCTAAACTCGCTGGATCCCAGCTTGGTCACAAAAGCAATGGATAAAATTGAAAAAATGGTGCTTGAAGCATGCGAGAAAATCAAAACGTCTCCTGATCCTTTACCAATTGTATTAGTCGGAGGTGGAAGTGTCATTATGCCAGCTGAGAGCAAATCTGTTGAATTGATTAAACCAGAACATTTTGGCTGTGCAAATGCCCTTGGAGCTGCTATTGCTGATGCAAGCGGCGAGGTTGATGGTTTATGGCCGATGGAAGACAAGACTCGCGAGGAAATTATCCAAACAGCAAAGGCTCTCGCGATTGAAAAGGCAATTAGTATGGGGGCTAAACAGGATACCACACAAATTGTTGATTTAGAAGCTGTTCCATTATCTTATCTTCCTGGAAACGTTTTACGGGTGAAAGCAAAAGCAGCAGGGGCATTGCAGCTATAG
- a CDS encoding cytosine permease gives MAKNNGDFVSEPVPSSARRPWWEITFVTSGFCLAVSGMFAGAALTTGMSLRSVIVTILIGNLLLTLYGGFMGAIGANTGLATSVLAKRTFGKNGSIIMSLIFAVTLVGWFSVQAGFFGQTIHAMLPKAGFITSSSVASAWGGALMILTAFIGYKGIRILSNIAIPLLLILSFFGVILAISHAGGWASLTPEITKPITIMEGVVVVVGTFAVGAVIQPDISRFARSSKDSWLAMAIGMLIANGFIVFAGAVTAIAMGTGDLPAAMLQLGLGIPAILILIAAQWTSNDSNLYSSSLSFTNIFNVKRSKVVIILGAIGTLMGAVGIANYFIGFLSTLGVLIPPIAGVMIADYFVLNREKYKFDGGNNYVSFKWKSLIAWILGVAGGVLISWGIPSLNAIIIAFIIQIALNRIGEKTDMELNTTANQEQNI, from the coding sequence ATGGCGAAAAATAACGGAGATTTTGTATCTGAACCAGTACCTTCAAGTGCGCGAAGGCCTTGGTGGGAGATCACGTTTGTTACTTCTGGATTTTGTCTTGCGGTATCAGGGATGTTTGCAGGAGCAGCTTTGACAACAGGAATGTCATTAAGAAGTGTTATCGTTACTATTCTAATTGGTAATCTATTATTAACACTCTATGGAGGATTTATGGGTGCGATTGGTGCTAACACAGGGTTAGCAACCTCAGTGCTTGCAAAACGTACCTTTGGAAAAAACGGTTCTATTATTATGAGTTTGATTTTTGCTGTCACTTTAGTAGGGTGGTTTTCCGTACAAGCTGGATTTTTCGGACAAACGATTCACGCTATGCTGCCAAAGGCTGGGTTTATTACTTCTTCATCCGTTGCTTCAGCCTGGGGAGGAGCGTTAATGATCCTTACTGCATTTATCGGCTATAAAGGAATAAGAATCTTAAGTAATATAGCGATTCCTTTATTGCTCATCTTATCTTTCTTTGGCGTAATTTTAGCAATATCTCATGCAGGGGGCTGGGCAAGCTTAACACCAGAAATTACTAAGCCAATTACTATTATGGAGGGGGTAGTAGTTGTTGTTGGAACCTTTGCGGTAGGAGCCGTGATTCAACCGGATATTTCAAGATTTGCTCGCTCATCAAAGGATTCTTGGTTAGCTATGGCCATTGGAATGTTGATTGCTAATGGTTTCATCGTATTCGCTGGTGCTGTAACCGCGATAGCTATGGGAACAGGAGATTTACCAGCAGCTATGCTTCAATTAGGGCTAGGGATTCCTGCCATTCTTATCCTAATTGCTGCACAGTGGACAAGTAATGATAGCAATTTGTATTCATCATCACTATCATTTACCAATATTTTTAATGTGAAAAGATCGAAGGTTGTAATTATCTTAGGGGCTATCGGTACATTAATGGGTGCAGTTGGAATTGCAAACTACTTTATTGGCTTCTTAAGCACATTGGGTGTTTTGATTCCACCAATTGCTGGTGTTATGATTGCAGACTATTTTGTATTAAATAGGGAGAAGTACAAATTTGATGGAGGAAATAATTACGTTTCTTTCAAGTGGAAATCCTTAATTGCATGGATCCTTGGTGTGGCAGGAGGAGTTTTAATTTCATGGGGAATTCCTTCGTTGAATGCAATAATAATTGCGTTTATCATTCAGATTGCTCTAAACCGTATTGGGGAAAAAACTGATATGGAATTAAATACAACAGCGAATCAGGAACAAAATATTTAA
- a CDS encoding dipeptidase codes for MKIFDLHSDIFTDIAIRRERGENRVFDQVHFPRLKRGGIHAILCVIWVEPNYRGNEYERFHAILSHVMDDLAESEHAEIVSFAATENNRHSNTNKIQIYLGLEGLTFMERWEGPNSYARIQNSTAELDKIMFKHAIFSWNERNFLAVGTGCPKIYDSDGLTSVGKFTVGELEQSSWIIDVSHLNEKSFWDVYSVSQQPIMASHSNSKVLCNVDRNLTDEQMKAIVSTGGIIGLNAYGEFVDRNKPTVSRFVDHVIYMADLVGVDSISFGFDFMDYLMDYNLGGPPVILTEGLENVTMIPNLIDNMIKRGFSSKEIEIICFDNAFNFLQKIYQKT; via the coding sequence TTGAAAATTTTTGATTTACATTCTGATATTTTTACAGACATAGCGATTCGTAGAGAACGAGGTGAAAATAGGGTCTTTGATCAAGTCCATTTTCCTCGCTTAAAGCGTGGAGGAATTCATGCAATTCTTTGTGTGATATGGGTAGAACCAAACTATCGTGGAAATGAATATGAACGATTTCATGCTATCTTATCACATGTGATGGATGATTTAGCTGAAAGTGAACATGCAGAAATTGTCTCTTTTGCAGCCACTGAAAATAATAGACATTCCAATACAAATAAAATTCAAATCTACTTAGGTCTCGAAGGGTTAACTTTTATGGAAAGATGGGAAGGCCCCAATTCATATGCAAGAATTCAGAATTCAACAGCTGAGCTGGATAAAATTATGTTCAAACACGCTATTTTTTCATGGAATGAAAGAAATTTTTTAGCTGTGGGAACGGGATGTCCAAAAATTTATGATTCGGATGGATTAACATCAGTGGGGAAATTTACGGTTGGTGAATTAGAACAGTCCAGTTGGATTATTGATGTTTCGCATTTGAACGAAAAGTCCTTTTGGGATGTGTATAGTGTTAGTCAACAGCCCATTATGGCATCACATAGCAATTCAAAAGTTCTTTGTAATGTAGACCGTAATTTAACGGACGAACAAATGAAAGCAATTGTATCGACTGGGGGCATTATTGGATTAAATGCCTATGGGGAATTTGTAGATCGGAATAAGCCTACTGTTTCAAGATTCGTTGACCATGTCATTTATATGGCTGATCTTGTTGGAGTAGATTCAATCAGCTTTGGTTTTGATTTCATGGACTACCTAATGGATTATAACCTTGGTGGACCACCTGTTATTTTGACTGAAGGATTAGAAAATGTTACGATGATTCCGAATTTAATCGATAACATGATTAAAAGAGGATTTAGCTCGAAGGAAATTGAAATTATTTGCTTTGATAATGCATTTAACTTTTTACAAAAGATTTATCAAAAAACGTAA